From Temnothorax longispinosus isolate EJ_2023e unplaced genomic scaffold, Tlon_JGU_v1 HiC_scaffold_27, whole genome shotgun sequence, the proteins below share one genomic window:
- the LOC139824103 gene encoding uncharacterized protein, which produces MQPAKVYGASSKAANGDAKSARTHLARKQEGNTDAKRGRCHWCQKDHILMFCEDYKGKTAQERRQLVDDKNLCLNCLGSHKVSECALKKGCAACGARHHTSVHDACREVEVAKTVHAAQRLAVKPSAVFLATARVCVADRFGTLHRARALVDQGSESSLVTEHLAQRLKLPRSRTSVSIFGVGGQKTAVAKGRVSLTLAPRTNGPAMSVSALVLPRLTIYAGGVEAGADAWTYLRGLELADPEFSASDSVDILLGADVYAIILQEELRKKGSREPVAQNTTLGWILSGAIGEGASSHVAQSYQCRVEDDLSQLVRRFWEQEEVPSATGPLSQAEQECEEHFARTHSRKPDGRYVVRLPVIEPVPDLHGTRRAAVCVMKAMEAKFVRDALFHARYTDFMRQYVELGHMTPVDPPVNPTKMPVCYLPHHGVMKETSATTKLRVVFNGSSALPTGATLNKHLQTGPNLLPALVEILLRWRCHRFVFAADIEKMYRQIEVHPEDRDLQRIIWRESPSDILLEFLLITYGLACSAFLAIRTLHQLAKDEGVEFPLGAIALLLETYCHGLHGRRIVWRGHDLEGQGDPSSAGPNLHGGRLLAQEVVGERGVDTR; this is translated from the coding sequence ATGCAGCCCGCTAAAGTCTACGGAGCCTCCAGCAAGGCCGCGAACGGAGATGCCAAATCCGCGCGAACTCACCTCGCTCGAAAGCAGGAGGGAAATACTGACGCCAAGCGAGGACGTTGCCACTGGTGCCAAAAGGACCATATCCTTATGTTCTGTGAGGACTACAAGGGGAAAACGGCACAGGAACGGAGGCAGCTCGTCGACGACAAGAACCTGTGCCTAAACTGCCTCGGTTCTCACAAGGTCAGTGAGTGCGCGTTGAAAAAGGGATGTGCGGCGTGTGGCGCACGCCACCACACTTCCGTCCACGATGCGTGTCGCGAGGTCGAGGTCGCGAAGACGGTTCACGCGGCTCAAAGACTTGCCGTAAAGCCGAGCGCGGTGTTCCTCGCCACCGCTCGCGTTTGCGTAGCCGACCGGTTCGGCACCTTGcatcgcgctcgcgcgctgGTCGACCAGGGATCGGAGTCGTCCCTTGTGACCGAGCACCTCGCGCAAAGACTAAAGTTACCGCGTTCTCGCACGTCGGTTTCGATATTCGGCGTCGGCGGACAGAAAACGGCCGTCGCAAAAGGACGCGTATCGTTGACGCTCGCGCCGCGAACCAACGGCCCCGCGATGTCGGTCTCCGCGCTCGTACTCCCCCGGCTCACAATATACGCCGGCGGTGTCGAGGCCGGCGCTGACGCGTGGACTTATCTTCGGGGTCTGGAGCTGGCGGATCCCGAATTCAGCGCGTCCGACTCGGTGGACATCCTCCTCGGTGCCGACGTTTACGCGATAATATTGCAGGAAGAACTTCGCAAGAAGGGTAGCCGCGAGCCCGTCGCGCAAAACACGACTCTCGGCTGGATTCTGTCCGGCGCTATTGGTGAAGGTGCTTCGAGTCACGTCGCGCAATCCTATCAGTGCCGTGTCGAGGACGATCTGTCGCAATTAGTGAGGCGATTTTGGGAGCAGGAGGAGGTCCCGTCGGCGACTGGACCACTCTCGCAAGCTGAGCAGGAGTGTGAGGAGCATTTCGCGCGTACTCACTCGCGTAAACCTGACGGACGCTACGTCGTGCGACTCCCCGTCATCGAGCCGGTGCCGGATCTCCACGGTACGCGCCGCGCGGCCGTTTGCGTGATGAAGGCCATGGAAGCGAAGTTCGTGCGGGATGCTCTCTTCCATGCGCGGTATACGGACTTCATGCGTCAATATGTCGAGCTCGGGCATATGACGCCTGTCGATCCCCCGGTCAATCCGACGAAAATGCCCGTCTGTTATCTGCCCCACCACGGAGTGATGAAAGAGACCAGCGCGACGACGAAATTGCGAGTCGTCTTCAATGGCTCTTCCGCGTTGCCGACGGGAGCGACGCTAAATAAGCATCTGCAGACCGGGCCGAACTTGCTGCCGGCTTTGGTAGAGATCTTACTACGGTGGCGGTGTCACCGGTTCGTTTTCGCGGCGGACATTGAAAAAATGTACCGGCAGATCGAAGTCCACCCGGAGGACAGGGATCTGCAGCGCATAATCTGGCGTGAGAGTCCTAGCGATATATTGCTAGAGTTCCTTTTGATCACGTACGGGCTTGCTTGTTCGGCGTTCCTGGCAATTCGCACGCTCCATCAGCTGGCCAAAGACGAGGGAGTTGAGTTCCCGCTAGGAGCTATCGCCCTTCTACTGGAGACATATTGTCATGGACTACATGGACGACGTATTGTCTGGCGCGGACACGATCTCGAGGGCCAAGGAGATCCGTCGTCAGCTGGACCGAATCTGCATGGCGGGCGGCTTCTCGCTCAAGAAGTGGTCGGCGAACGAGGCGTCGATACTCGATGA
- the LOC139824133 gene encoding uncharacterized protein has protein sequence MNVTNKQKRILLNYMKDNEDFARGRLRYNSSNKKILDDMWTSITISLNATGNGPQKQAKEWQKTWRDWKSNVLKKCAQNKSYAGGTSGGLPKVLQLTELEESLLEILDPEAAGLADIPEAENFNRTKQRGSVPTNPVAANPVPTNDTIPKKESCETIAQEIEQHPPNSMQIKRKSTSTLASNNKRYKMDNIAKYPSTSTSGVLHNTDFSAR, from the exons ATGAATGTTACAAACAAACAGAAAAGAATATTACTAAACTACATGAAGGATAATGAAGATTTTGCAAGAGGCCGCTTACGATACAATagtagcaataaaaaaatatta GATGATATGTGGACTTCCATCACTATATCCTTAAATGCCACTGGAAACGGACCTCAAAAACAAGCTAAAGAATGGCAAAAG ACATGGAGAGACTGGAAATCGAATGTGCTAAAGAAGTGTGCccaaaataaaagttatgcTGGCGGTACAAGCGGAGGACTACCAAAGGTACTTCAGTTAACAGAACTGGAAGAAAGTTTATTGGAAATCTTAGATCCAGAAGCTGCTGGTTTGGCTGATATACCTGAagcagaaaattttaataggaCTAAGCAGAGAGGATCTGTACCTACTAATCCTGTAGCTGCTAATCCTGTACCTACTAATGATACAATTCCAAAAAAAGAATCATGCGAAACGATTGCGCAAGAAATTGAACAACATCCACCTAATTCTATGCAAATTAAAAGG aaatctACTTCTACATTGGCTTCCAATAATAAAAGGTACAAGATGGATAACATAGCCAAATATCCGTCAACGTCTACAAGTGGAGTTCTTCACAACACAGATTTTTCAGCACGG TGA
- the LOC139824136 gene encoding putative nuclease HARBI1, producing MDNLIIAVFMQQHRDNTMLRIRRRLRDASDPFSIPESEFHSLYRLSREAVRVLIEDVRPLLPITRRRHAVPIELQVLIALNFIASGSYQKRVGQDYLSCVSQPTVSKILRNIVNALNILMNDWVQFPIEDAEIQHIKETFWARTQFSGVIGAIDGTHIAIVPPNAEREHLYINRKLYHSLNVLIISDYEGKILTLNAAHGGRTHDARVWRASRISNHLQEMYAAGRRDAWLLGDSAYPLFPYLMTPKLNEPEGTPSARYTQCHVRVRSCVERCIGVLKGRWRCLRKERALHYTPEIAARIVNAASVLHNIAIRWRLPEPELYYDEIDQELPRINEDAMENGNEV from the exons ATGGATAACTTAATAATCGCGGTATTTATGCAACAACATCGAGATAATACAATGCTGAGAATACGAAGGAGATTACGGGACGCCTCAGATCCATTTAGTATTCCGGAAAGTGAATTCCATAGTCTTTACAG attatcCAGGGAAGCTGTGCGAGTGCTGATAGAAGATGTACGACCTCTACTACCAATCACAAGACGACGTCATGCAGTTCCTATTGAATTACAG gtTCTAATTGCGTTGAATTTTATAGCTTCTGGTTCATATCAAAAGCGAGTTGGTCAAGATTATTTATCGTGTGTAAGTCAACCAACAGTTAGCAAGATTCTACGCAATATAGTCAAtgctttgaatattttaatgaatgaCTGGGTTCAATTTCCAATCGAAGATGCAGAAATTCAGCATATTAAAGAAAC TTTTTGGGCACGTACACAATTTTCTGGTGTTATTGGAGCAATAGATGGAACCCATATAGCGATTGTTCCACCAAATGCAGAGAGGGAGCACCTCTATATTAACcgaaaattatatcattcgTTGAATGTTCTTATT atatcGGATTACGAGGGTAAAATTTTGACCCTAAATGCTGCACATGGTGGAAGAACACACGATGCCAGAGTTTGGAGAGCATCTCGTATATCTAATCATCTGCAAGAGATGTACGCTGCAGGACGAAGAGATGCTTGGCTTTTAG GTGATAGTGCTTATCCGTTGTTCCCATATTTGATGACACCTAAGCTGAATGAACCTGAAGGTACACCATCAGCAAGATACACGCAGTGTCATGTCCGAGTTCGTTCTTGTGTGGAACGATGCATAGGTGTCTTAAAGGGGAGGTGGCGATGCCTCAGAAAGGAGAGAGCTCTCCATTATACACCAGAAATTGCAG CTCGAATAGTTAATGCTGCCAGCGTTTTGCATAACATCGCTATTCGGTGGAGACTTCCAGAACCGGAGTTGTACTACGATGAAATAGATCAGGAACTTCCAAGAATAAATGAAGATGCAATGGAAAATGGGAATGAAGTTTGa
- the LOC139824104 gene encoding uncharacterized protein, protein MPPQKILQANLNHCRASQDVFVQTMAERGCGLGVIAAPYRVPQNHPLVLPAQVMVAGDFNAKSALWGSPVTDRRGRILECWAASLGLVVLNRGGVQTCVRHQGGSVIDLTWATPDLARRVSEWRVTEEIESLSDHLFIEMSLPVTPPEVRARRREANARFPRWALKKLNGDLLKASISTALWVNDPKGQSEDPDEVAGWIGDIMTQACDASMPRSKPFVRKAAY, encoded by the exons ATGCCCCCCCAGAAAATTCTGCAGGCGAACCTCAACCACTGCCGTGCTTCGCAGGACGTATTCGTGCAGACTATGGCGGAGCGCGGCTGCGGCTTGGGGGTGATCGCCGCACCATACAGAGTTCCACAGAATCACCCTTT GGTCCTGCCGGCGCAAGTCATGGTGGCCGGGGATTTCAACGCCAAGTCTGCGTTGTGGGGCTCCCCGGTCACGGATAGGCGTGGCAGGATCCTGGAATGTTGGGCGGCGAGCCTGGGGCTAGTGGTGCTCAATCGCGGGGGTGTCCAGACCTGCGTGAGACACCAGGGGGGCTCAGTCATTGATCTGACTTGGGCTACCCCCGACCTGGCTCGTAGGGTGAGCGAATGGAGGGTGACTGAGGAGATAGAATCGCTTTCGGATCATCTTTTTATAGAGATGAGTCTCCCGGTCACCCCTCCGGAAGTTCGGGCCCGCCGCAGGGAGGCGAACGCTCGTTTCCCGCGATGGGCGCTTAAGAAGCTAAATGGGGACCTACTAAAAGCCTCCATCAGCACGGCGCTCTGGGTGAACGACCCTAAGGGCCAATCCGAAGACCCGGACGAGGTCGCGGGATGGATCGGGGACATCATGACGCAAGCGTGCGACGCAAGCATGCCCCGGTCCAAACCCTTTGTAAGAAAAGCCGCGTATTGA